Proteins from one Cuculus canorus isolate bCucCan1 unplaced genomic scaffold, bCucCan1.pri scaffold_108_arrow_ctg1, whole genome shotgun sequence genomic window:
- the LOC128850593 gene encoding serine/threonine-protein phosphatase 1 regulatory subunit 10-like, whose protein sequence is MGSGPIDPKELLKGLDCFLGHDGEVKNMDSISKIFNLMKDAQKLVSRCIYLNILMQTQSQDILAKFIRIGGYKLLNTWLTAAKASNNVAFLQQILLTLQHLPLTVDHLKQNNTAKQVKRLSKSHDNEELRQLAAILVSDWMGVIRSQSSVQPAERDRKRRREETKSKTVVQEKPQETKAEAKAEEVPEKKREKPKSLRTTAPSHAKFRSTGLEMETPSSAPAKKMSSASGADKYGLKPMPIKRQNVSVLSGEAAPAKKKYKPLNTAPNAAKEIKVKTIPPQPMEGLGFLDALNSAPVPVIKIKKKKKVLSPTATKPSPFEGKPPIKATSAKPSSPEPSAAVEVMETERPGTPVPAVEVPEPMEFCLAESSMDIRSMGNQPLESGPMAKKARKKKRVSWAEEGKLCKYFYFEWDETERGEPRAFPPPCHLRGIWG, encoded by the exons ATGGGCTCCGGCCCGATTGACCCCAAAGAGCTCCTGAAGGGCTTGGATTGCTTCCTTGGCCACGATGGCGAGGTCAAGAACATGGACAGCATCTCCAAAATCTTCAA CTTGATGAAGGATGCGCAGAAGCTTGTGAGTCGCTGCATCTACCTGAACATCCTGATGCAAACACAGTCGCAGGACATCCTGGCCAA GTTTATCCGGATAGGAGGCTACAAGCTGCTCAACACCTGGCTGACGGCTGCCAAAGCCTCCAACAACGTCGCCTTCCTGCAGCAGATCCTCCTTACCCTGCAGCACTTGCCACTCACCGTGGATCACCTCAAACAG AACAACACAGCCAAGCAGGTGAAACGACTCAGCAAATCGCATGACAATGAAG agctgcgCCAACTTGCTGCCATCCTCGTCAGTGACTGGATGGGTGTCATCCGTTCCCAGAGCAGCGTCCAGCCCGCTG AACGTGACAGAAAGCGACGAAGAGaggaaaccaaaagcaaaacGGTTGTCCAAGAGAAACCCCAAGAAACCAAAGCTGAGGCTAAAGCCGAGGAGGTGCCAGAGAAGAAGCGGGAGAAACCCAAATCTCTGCGCACCACGGCGCCCAGCCATGCCAAGTTCCGCTCCACTG GTCTGGAGATGGAGACACCTTCGTCAGCGCCCGCGAAGAAAATGAGCTCTGCTTCGGGCGCTGATAAATACGGCCTGAAACCAATGCCCATCAAGAGGCAAAA CGTCTCGGTGTTGTCTGGAGAGGCTGCTCCAGccaagaagaaatataaacCGCTCAACACGGCGCCCAATGCCGCCAAGGAGATCAAAGTGAAGACCATTCCCCCTCAGC CCATGGAAGGCCTCGGCTTCCTGGACGCCCTCAACTCGGCTCCCGTCCCCGTCATCAAAatcaagaagaagaagaaggtacTGTCCCCAACAGCCACCAAG CCCAGTCCCTTCGAGGGGAAGCCGCCCATCAAAGCCACCTCGGCCAAACCCTCCTCCCCGGAGCCCAGCGCTGcggtggaggtgatggagacGGAGCGTCCTGGCACGCCGGTGCCAGCCGTGGAGGTGCCAGAGCCGATGGAGTTTT GCTTGGCCGAGAGCAGCATGGACATCAGATCCATGGGAAACCAACCATTGGAGAGCGGGCCGATGGCCAAGAAAGCCCGCAAGAAGAAGAGAGTGAGCTGGGCCGAGGAAGGGAAGCTCTGCAAATACTTCTACTTCGAATGGGACGAGACAGAACGAGGTGAGCCCCGTgccttcccccctccctgccaCCTTCGCGGGATCTGGGGGTGA